Proteins from a single region of Drosophila biarmipes strain raj3 chromosome 3R, RU_DBia_V1.1, whole genome shotgun sequence:
- the LOC127011543 gene encoding uncharacterized protein LOC127011543, with protein sequence MGHSKLRTPGSCFACFILISNSILVLRLDCEQLQKRSLSTRAKMSQQEQEQDLQQDPNRNRTRESRNRSSSVYICKAIILQTAAMFPVNPMQALENNGTLY encoded by the coding sequence ATGGGACattcgaaattgagaactCCTGGCAGCTGCTTCGCCTGCTTCATCCTCATCTCCAACTCCATCTTGGTCCTGCGACTTGACTGCGAGCAGCTGCAGAAGCGCTCGTTAAGCACACGTGCCAAGATGAgtcagcaggagcaggagcaggatctCCAACAGGATCCGAATCGGAATCGCACCAGAGAGAGCCGaaacaggagcagcagcgtTTATATCTGCAAAGCTATTATCCTGCAAACCGCAGCCATGTTTCCAGTTAACCCTATGCAAGCTTTGGAAAATAATGGAACTTTGTATTAA